The DNA region TTGTTAAACATGGAGGCTGAATCAATAGTGATCCGTTGGCCCATATCCCAATTCGGATGCGCGCCTGCATCCGCTGGGGTGGCGCGGGCCAGATCATCCTCCGGCCAATCGCGCAGGCCACCGCCGGATGCAGTGATGATGATACGCTCAACGGCGGCGATATCTTCGCCGACAAGCGCTTGAAAAACGGCGGAATGTTCACTGTCCACGGGTAGGATCGTGGCCCCGTGTGTCGCAGCCTCAGCCAGCAAGAGCGGCCCGGCCGTCACCAGACTTTCCTTGTTCGCCAATGCAAGCGTCGTGCCGTGGCGCAGCGCCCGGAAGCCGGGGGCAAGGCCGGCGGCCCCGACAATGGCAGACATGATCCAGTCGGCAGGACGGTCAGCGGCCTCCAGCAGCGCGGCCTCGCCTGCGGCGGCCTCCACCCCGGATCCCTCCAGCGCTGCGCGCAGATCGGGCAGCAGCTCCTCCTCGGCTGTTACGGCGATACTCGCCGAAAGCCTCCTCGCATCTGCGGCAAGTTGGGCGATGTTGCGCGCGCCGGTCAGCGCCACAACATCATAGGCCTCCGGCGCGCGGGCGATCAGATCAATGGTGTTCTGGCCGATGGAGCCGGTGGCCCCGAAAATGCTGACCCGCCGCTTCTCGGGCCGGGGGCTCACGACACCACCGTGTAGCCCGCCAGCACGAACATCAGGCCCGCCACGGTGAAGGCGCCAAGCATGCCGTCAAACCGGTCCAGTGCGCCGCCGTGGCCGGGCAGCAGGTTGGAGCTGTCCTTGACCCCCGCCCTGCGTTTCAGCGCCGATTCCGCGATATCGGCCATCTGCGCGGCGAAGGCCACAGCCACCAAAAACACGATCGCAACCACCATCGTGGGCATCGGGTCCGAGGCGTAGACGCTTAACCCCACGGCGATCAGCGCGGCCATCACCCAGCCGGACGCCGTGCCGGACCATGTCTTGTTGGGGCTCAGGCTCGGCCAGAACTTCGGCCCGCCCAATAGCTTGCCGAAGAAATAGCCCGAGACGTCGGTGGAAATCACCACCGCCACAACCACCCACATCACCAGCGGCACGGATTGGTGGAGATAGAAGAAGAGGAACGTCGCCAGCGGGATCATCGCGCCAAAAAGCGTCTCCAACCGGCTTTTGTGGACGGGCGCGGCGGTGGCGATCATCGACAGGACCATCACGCCGACCGCGACCGGAGAGACCGCCAGCACCCCGTCGGCGGGCACGACCAACGAGTGCTCCAGCAGCAGCGAGACCGCCAGAAGCGCAGAACTGAGGATGGTGCACACAAGGGCCACGGGCGACGAGAGCCGGATGATGAGGCGAAAGTATTCCCATACCATGACCGCCCCGAAAATCGACAGCAACACCGCCAGAACGATCCCGCCAAGCCACAAGCCAAGGCCCGCAACGCTCAGCAACACAAAGGCGGACGCGATGCGCGGAAGCAGATCCGCGAATTTCGGGCCAGATGCTGTTTTGGGACCCGCAGCCATGGCGGCGCTTAGGCTTTCACAGCGCCGAAACGACGGTCGCGCGCGCCAAAGCGGCCAAGAACACTGGCGAAGACGTCCGCCGTGAAATCAGGCCAGAGCGTGTCGATGAACTCATATTCCGCATAGGCCGATTGCCAGAGCAGGAAGTTGGAAATCCGCGCCTCGCCGCTGGTGCGGATCACCAGATCCGGGTCCGGCAGAACGTGGGTGTCGAGGTATTTGGGGAATGTCTCGTCACACACATCGCGCGGGTTCAGCTTGCCCATGGACACATCGTAGGCCATGCGCTTGGCGGCGCGCGCAACCTCGTCCCGGCCGCCATAGTTGAGTGCGATGGTCAGATGCACCTTGTCATTGTCGGCGGTCAGAAGCTCCAGCCCGTCCATCAGATCGACCAGCGCAGGCTCCAGCCGCACGCGGTCGCCGATGAAGCGCACGCACACGCCTTCGTCCAGCAGGTTCTGCGCCTCGCGCCGGATATAGCGCTTGAACAGCTTCATCAGCCCCGCCACTTCGGTCTGCGTGCGCTTCCAGTTCTCGGTCGAGAAGGCAAAAATCGTCAGGTATTTCACGCCGTGATCAGGGGCCGCGCGCACGATTTCCCGTACCCGCTTGGCGCCAGCATGGTGACCCACCAGCCTTGGCCGGTGGCGCATCTGCGCCCACCGCCCGTTGCCGTCCATGATGATGGCGACATGCTTTGGGGCATTGGATGTTTCGGATTGCGTGGGCATAGGGACTGTCCTTTCAAGGCACGTCCGGAAATGATGTGTCGATCCGCTGCGGGGCAAGGCCGGAAATCCTCCGGTTGCCCCAGCGGCGCGCGGATCGATCAGACCTGCATGATCTCTTCCTGCTTGGTCTCTAACTGATCATCGACCCGCTTGATGAAGGTGTCTGTCAGCTCCTGCACCGCCCCTTCCCAGAACTTCGCGTCGTCCTCGGATGTGTCGGCCTTCTTGATCTGGTCCATCCCGTCACGGCGCACATTGCGCACGGCGACACGGGCGTTTTCGGCATAGGTGCCTGCAACCTTGGTCAGCTCGCGGCGGCGCTCCTCGTTCAACTCCGGGATCGGCAGCATGATGATCGTGCCGTTCATCTGGGGGTTGATGCCCAGACCGGATTCACGAATGGCCTTCTCGACCTTGTTCACCAGGCCCTTGTCCCAGACGTTCACCGTGACCATCCGCGGCTCGGGCACATTGACGGTGCCCACCTGGTTGATCGGCGTCATCGCACCATATGCGTCCACCATGACCGGCTCCAGCATGGAGGCCGACGCGCGCCCGGTGCGCAGCGACGCGAATTCTGTGCGCAGGGACGCAATCGCCCCTTCCATTCGCCGCTCCAGATCATCGGTGTCGAGCATGAAGTCATCGGACATATCGGGACTGCCTGTTTTGGTTTTCCAATTGCAGCGCTTGTAACCCGTGTGCGCTTGGGTCGGCAACACCCTACGACCGGAGGCTTCACGGTAAGGATGCGCCGTGCAAGTGCCCCTTAGGCGGACGCGCGCTCTAAAGCGTCCGGCAAACCACCGGCGACAGGGCAATCGTGACATCCGGCGGCATCGAAACTCCGGTCGGTTGTCCGCGACAGCGCGGGGCGTAAATCACTGTGCCGTGTCAAGCAATCGCGCCTCCTGTTCCGCAGTCATGCCGCATGTCAGCGGCACCTCTCGCCGCCCGCGATCCCAAGCCAGTAAGGGCAGGATCGTGTCCCTCAACGGTCGGCAGGTCAAACCTGCCGCGTTCGCCTTTTCCGTTCCCACGGACAGGAAATAGCGGAATTCCGGGATCGGCGGGGCCATCAGGGGAATATCAGACCATGGCGCGATATCTTCCGCCACGATGTCGTCCTCCTTGACCCACACGATCTCTGCGTCGGACTGGCTCAGCTCTGCGATCAGCGACAGAACTGCCCCCATCGGGGTGGGCGCGCCGGTGACATTCCAGATCCCGCCCAAGTCATCGGTGCCGCATCGCAGGGCAAACCGGGCCACATCCCGCACGTCTATCATCTGCACCAAACGGGTGTCCGGGGCCGGGGCGGGAACGCGTTTGCGGTCATCGCGGGCCTGATCCAACCGGCGCACCCACCACGTCAACCGATCCGAATAATCCCCCGCGCCGACCAGCAGCCCCACCCGCAAAGACGTGGCGCGGTCCCCCAGCATCTCATCGGCCTTACGTTCACAGGCGCGCTTGAGCGGTCCATATGACGCCCCATAAGCAAAGGCCGAGGCACGATCTTCGCGCGCCAGCCTTGCGGCGGCCTCAAAATCCGCCGGGGTCGCGTCCGGGACAATTGCCGTCTCGGCCTGCCCGTCTTCCAGGAACGTGCCGTAGGCGGAGACGCTTGAGATCAGCACGTATCTCGCGATCGACGGACCGACCGCATCCAGCAGCCGTTCGACAGATGCGGGTGTATAGGCGCAGGTGTCGAACACCCAGTCGAAGGGTCGGTTTTCTAGGGGTGTCAGGTCCTCGTAGCGGTCGGCTCGGATCATCTCGACGCCCGCCCCGTGGGATGCGCTCGTCACGCCCCGGGATAGGATCGAGACGGATTGCCCCGCATCCACCAGCGCATCGACAATTGCGCCCCCCAGAAAGCCCGTTCCACCGACGACAAGACAGCGCATGGATCTTCCTCAGCCATTAGATATTGCTGGAAGCCTAGCAAACCCATAGCCGATGTAAACGGGCGCTCAGGCGACCTTCGGTGCCGGGCTCGACAACAGCGCGATGCGGGCCCTCAAGGCGCACAGTCAGCCGCTGCTTTCACGCATCCTCCCGCAAGGACGCGCCTATTCCACGACCTTCGTATAGGTCCCCGTCCCGTCCAGAATGGACCGGAACCCGCCCGGCTCGTCGAGCGAGAACACCATGATCGGCAGCTTGTTCTCCCGCGCCAATGCGATGGCCGAGGCGTCCATCACGCCCAGATGCTGCGCCAGCACCTCGTCATAGGTCACCGTCTCGTACCGCTTGGCGTCGGCATGTTTGGCGGGGTCCTTGTCGTAGACGCCGTCCACCTTGGTGCCCTTGAAGATCGCCTCGCAATCCATTTCCGAGGCCCGCAGGGTCGCCGCCGTATCGGTGGTGAAATAAGGGTTGCCCGTGCCCGCCGCGAAAATGCAGACGCGCTTTTTCTCAAGGTGCCGAATGGCCCGGCGGCGGATATAAGGCTCCGCTACCTCATTCATCGTGATGGCTGAGATCACCCGGGTGTAGACGCCCAGGCTCTCCAACGCGCCCTGCATCGCCAGCGCGTTCATCACCGTGGCCAGCATCCCCATATAATCGGCGGTCGTCCGCTCCATCCCCTGGGCGCTGCCCTGCAAGCCGCGAAAGATGTTGCCGCCGCCGATTACCAGACAGATCTCCACCCCCATATCATGGACGGATTGGATCTCCCGTGCGATCCGCTCCACCGTGGGCGGGTGCAGCCCGAACCCCTGATCGCCCATCAGCGCCTCGCCCGATATCTTCAGCATGACGCGGGCGTATTTTGCGTCGTCCCCGGCTGGGTGACCTGGGGTGACATCATTTGGCATGGGGCTCATCCTTGTTTGATCTTGCGGCGCGAGAATGGTCTAAATGGCGCGCCGGTTCAACGCCCCATCCGCCACACTCCGCGCAACTTGAAGAACGACCTACAAAACATTGATAAACATCAACAACATTAACCCAGAGAAGCCGGTTCTGATCGTGGGCCCCACGGCCTCCGGCAAAACGTCGCTGGCCATTGCCATCGCGCAGGCCCAGGGCCGTGTTGTGGTCAACGCCGATGCGTTGCAGGTCTATGACGGCTGGCGCGTGCTGACGGCCCGTCCCACGCCGGAGGAGGAGGACGCCGTCCCCCATCACCTCTACGGCCATGTGCCCTTTACCGCCCATTACGACGTCGGCCAATGGTTGCAGGATCTGACCCCCTTCCTTGCGCAGAACCCGGTCATCGTCGGTGGCACCGGCCTTTACTTTCGGGCCCTCACGCAGGGCCTCGCCGACATCCCCGCTATCCCGCCGGACATCCGCGCCGAGGCGGACGCGCGCTCCCACACCCAGCGCCTGGCTGACCTCCACGAAGGCGACCCCGCGCTTGTCGCCCGCATCGATTGCGACAACCCCATGCGCGTGCAGCGCGGGTGGGAGGTGCTGCGCGCCACCGGGCGGCCCCTGTCGGCCTGGCAGGATGAGACACCGCCCCCGCTCCTGCCCCTCGGCAACACCACCCCCCTCGCCCTGATGCCGGACCGCGACTGGCTCAACGCCCGCATCGCACAGCGCTTTGACCAGATGCTCAACGAAGGTGCTTTGGATGAAGCGCGCGCCAACCTCCCCCGCTGGTCCAGCGCGGGCGGGGCCGCGAAGGCCATCGGCGCGCCCGAGCTTATCGCCCACCTACACGGAACCCTGCCCCTTGCCGCCGCGCGCGACGCCGCCGTCACGGCCACCCGCCAATACGCCAAGCGCCAACGCAGCTGGCAACGCAGCAATACCCAGGCCTGGCAGAGCGTCCCTCTGCCATAGGGGCTCCTGTTTCATCTGGGCCGGTACAAGTCCGGGGGGAATGCGATCTTTTTCCTCGAAAAAAGACGCAGGGGGGCAGCGCCCCCTTTGCGACATCGAAAACAAGCGCCGCCCCATTTCCGCTTGCACCCCCTGACCCCACGTCTACCCTAGCGTCCATGTTCGATACGTCCCGCAAACCGATCGCCCATGCCGTGGCCTCCCTCGGCAAACTGCGTATGCAGGGCGCGTGGCGGGTGGAACTGCTCCACGCCTCCCCGCGCAACAGGCTGTACTGGATCACCCGGGGGCAAGGCCGGGTGACGGTCAATTGCGTGACCCGGGGCTATGGGCCCAATACCGCCGTCTTCGTGCCGGCCCGCGTGCCCATGGCGTTGGAACTGGCCGCACAAACGCAGGGGCTGGAGCTGTGCCTGCCCCCCGATGATACACTAAAACTGCCCGTGGATCCGTTCCATATGCGCGTCTCTCACATCGAAAGCCAGGCAAGCCTGACCTCCCATATCGAGAAGATCGAGGGGGAGCTTGTGGCCCAGGCTCCGGCGATGGATCAGGCGCTGACGGCCTATTCGCTGCTGGTCTCCACCTGGATGACGCGCGAACTGGCGCGCCAGGAAGGGGCGATCGGGCGCGAGGGCGCGCACCGGCTGGCCGAAATGTTCGCGCAGCGGATGGAGGCGCAATTCCGCACCGGCTCCGGCGTAGCCGATTACGCCAGGCAATTGCAGGTCACGCCCACACATCTCAGCCGGGTGTGCCGTGAGGCGTCGGGCCGCCCGGCCCTGGCCCTCCTCAATGAGCGGATCATGTATGAAGCGCGCCGCCTGCTTCTGGAAACGGATCTGCCCGCCCGCGAAATCGCGCAACAGCTTGGGTTCTCGTCGGCGGCCTATTTCACGCGCGCCTTCAGCCAGGCCGTGGGCCGGACGCCGTCGGACTTTCGTAAGCCCGCGCGCCGGAGCTGACGCAGCGGCACCCTTACACCTGTATACAGCTACCCGGTTGCAATGCGGGTCAATGTCGGTTCTGTTAGGCAAAGATGTCGCTAATGGACCATTCAAGACGCATCTGACGATTGACGCCTATGTCCAATGCAGATGCTAATGCCGTTAGTCGACGGTTTGCACGGAGATCTGGCGCAATAAGCCATGCCCGGGCAGACCGAGGGATAACAGAAAACACGATCAAGACGTCACAGGGAGACGACGACACATGAAAGATTTCACCCACACGACCACGCAAGTCCAACAGCAGGGCGGGCTCACGACCCATCCGGTCGCCGAGATGTATGCCGCCGAGCATAAGGCCGGTCGCCTTGACCGCCGCGAATTCCTCGTGCGCTCCACCGCTCTGGGCCTCAGCGCCGCCGCCGCCTATTCGCTGATCGGGGCCACGCCCGCCATGGCCGACGGCCACCGCGCCGTACCCGCCGAGGGCGGCACCCTGCGCATCCAGCAGGAAGTCCGCGCCCTCAAGGACCCCCGCACCTTTGACTGGTCGCAGATGGCCAACGTCACCCGCGGGTTCCTGGAATATCTGATCCAGTACAACAACGACGGCTCGTTCGAGGGCATCCTACTGGAAAGCTGGGAAGCCAATGAGGACGCAACGGTCTACACGCTGAACGTGCGCCAGGGGATTTCCTGGAACAACGGCGATGCCTTCACGGCCGAAGACGTGGCGGCCAACCTGATCGGCTTCTGCGACACAACCGTCGAAGGCAATTCCATGGCCACCCGCATGGGCGGTCTGGTGGACGAAGAGACCGGCCTGGCCCGCGAGGGCGCGATTGAGGTCGTGGACGATCATACCGTGCGCGTCACCTACCCGTCCCCGGACATCACCTTCGTGCCCGGCGTGGCGGACTACCCCTCCGCGATCCAGCACCGCGATCTGATCGGCACCAACCCGTCTGATCACGGCGTGGGCACCGGCGCCTATGAGATCACGTCCTATGAGGTGGGTGTCGCCGCGACGCTCTCGCGCAAGGCCGATCACGAGTATTGGGGCGACACATATCTGGATGAAATTGTGTTCGTCGACCTGGGCCAGGATCCCGCCGCCTGGTTTGCGGGCGCGGAAGCCGATGAATTCGACATGACCTACGAGACCGTGGGTGAATTCGTGGACCTCTTCGCCGCCATCGGTTGGGATCAGTCCGAAGTTGTGACGGCGGCCACCGTTGTGGTGCGTCCCAACCAGAACAACGCGCCCTACGACAACCTTCAGGTGCGCCAGGCCATCCAACTGGCCGTGGACAACCAGGTCTGCCTTGATCTGGGCATCAACGGCCAGGGCGTGACGGCGGAAAACCACCATGTCTGCCCGATCCACCCGGAATATGCGGAACTGCCGCCCCTGACCCATGATCCCGCAGCCGCCCAGGCGCTGCTGGAGGAATCGGGCCACGCGGATACAGAGTTCGAGCTGGTCTCCATCGACGATGATTACCGCAAAAACACCACCGATGCCGTGGCTGCGCAGCTGCGTGACGCGGGCTTTAACGTGACGCGGACGATCATCCCCGGCTCGACGTTCTGGAACGACTGGACGTCCTATCCGTTCAGCTCCACCAACTGGAACCACCGCGAATTGGGCGTGCAGATCCTCAACCTCGCCTACCGCTCCGGTGTGCCGTGGAACGAGTCAGGCTTTGCCAATGACGAGTTCGATGCGCTGCTGACCGAGGCCAACGGCATCCAGGACGCCGATGCACGCCGTGAGATCATGGCGCAGCTGCAAACGATCATGCAGGAGCAGGGCGTGACCATTCAGCCCTACTGGCGCTCGCTCTTCCGGCACTCGCGTCCGGGTCTCGTGAACAACGAGATGCATGCGAAGTTCGAGATCAACGTGCATTACCTCGGCTTCGCGGCCTAAGGCTCACACCAACATCCCGGCGCTCCCACCTATGGGTGCGCCGGTTTTTTTCGCGGGATCAGGCAAACGTCGGACCGCAACGGCCAAACCCCGCCCTGACCCGTCAGAGGTAGGGAGTGCCATCCAGGCATGCGTGCGCCGCGCGCTCGCCCAGACAACAGGGGATATGATCCATGGGGGCTTTCATCCTGCGCCGGACCGGCGTGATGATCCTGACCGCGCTTTGCCTGACATTGGTGGTGTTTTTCCTCACCAACCTCTACCCGAACCTGGAAAAGCTGGCGAAAACCCAGGGCAATGCCCGCATGACCGACGACGAAGTCGTCAGTTGGCTGGATCGCAACGGCTATGGTGGGCCCTTGCTGGTGCGCTACGGCGAATGGTTGGGCATCGTGCCCGGCTGGACCCGCGAAGATCCCAACACCGGAGAGATCACCGGGCGCTGCATCGATTTCGGCATGGACCCCGCGGACGCCCCCACCCGCTGCGGGCTGTTGCAGGGCGATCTGGGCTTTTCGACCGTTTCCGATGAAGACGTTGCCAACGTGCTGCCCACCCGCCTTCTGCTGACCCTGAAACTCATGGGCTATGCCTTTGGCCTGATGGTGCCCGCCGCCCTTCTGGTGGGTGTGCTGGCGGGGATGCGGGAGGGCTCTCGCCTCGACCGTTCGCTGTCGACCGTCTCCATCGCCTCGACCGCCACGCCGGAATATGTGTCGGGTGTGATTTTCATCGTGCTCTTTGCCTCCACCACGGCCGGCATGTCAGGCGCGCTGACGGAATGGGGCTGGCTTGGCGGCGATGGCTGGCTCGGCGACCGCCGCACGCTGTTTCTGGGCTCTGCCCGCTCGGCGATGGAAGACATCACCTTCTGGAACTTCACCCTGCCCGTCGTCACCATCGCGCTCTACGGCATGGGCTACATTGCCCGCATGACCCGTGCGTCGATGGCCGAGGTGATGACCGCGCAATATATCCGCACGGCACGCCTGAAGGGTGTCAGCTTCCGTAACATCGTCATGAAACACGCGCTCCGCAACGCGCTGATCGCGCCCTTCACCGTCATCATGCTGCAATTCCCGTGGCTTCTGACCGGCGTGGTGATCGTGGAGACGTTGTTCAACTACAACGGCTTCGGCTGGACCATGGTGCAGGCGGCGTCGAACAACGATATCGAGCTGCTTCTGGCCTGCTCCATCGTCGCGGT from Jannaschia sp. CCS1 includes:
- the pyrH gene encoding UMP kinase, producing MPNDVTPGHPAGDDAKYARVMLKISGEALMGDQGFGLHPPTVERIAREIQSVHDMGVEICLVIGGGNIFRGLQGSAQGMERTTADYMGMLATVMNALAMQGALESLGVYTRVISAITMNEVAEPYIRRRAIRHLEKKRVCIFAAGTGNPYFTTDTAATLRASEMDCEAIFKGTKVDGVYDKDPAKHADAKRYETVTYDEVLAQHLGVMDASAIALARENKLPIMVFSLDEPGGFRSILDGTGTYTKVVE
- the miaA gene encoding tRNA (adenosine(37)-N6)-dimethylallyltransferase MiaA, translating into MININNINPEKPVLIVGPTASGKTSLAIAIAQAQGRVVVNADALQVYDGWRVLTARPTPEEEDAVPHHLYGHVPFTAHYDVGQWLQDLTPFLAQNPVIVGGTGLYFRALTQGLADIPAIPPDIRAEADARSHTQRLADLHEGDPALVARIDCDNPMRVQRGWEVLRATGRPLSAWQDETPPPLLPLGNTTPLALMPDRDWLNARIAQRFDQMLNEGALDEARANLPRWSSAGGAAKAIGAPELIAHLHGTLPLAAARDAAVTATRQYAKRQRSWQRSNTQAWQSVPLP
- the dxr gene encoding 1-deoxy-D-xylulose-5-phosphate reductoisomerase produces the protein MSPRPEKRRVSIFGATGSIGQNTIDLIARAPEAYDVVALTGARNIAQLAADARRLSASIAVTAEEELLPDLRAALEGSGVEAAAGEAALLEAADRPADWIMSAIVGAAGLAPGFRALRHGTTLALANKESLVTAGPLLLAEAATHGATILPVDSEHSAVFQALVGEDIAAVERIIITASGGGLRDWPEDDLARATPADAGAHPNWDMGQRITIDSASMFNKAMELIETKEFFGVSPARIEAVVHPQSLIHALVGFTDGALMAHLGPPDMRHAIGYALNYPDRAHLPVDRLDLAQIARLEFHAPSDTRYPALKIAREVMQTGGQSGCIFNAAKEIALDGFLAGKIGFMDMSGIVSDTLDAMSSKNSLSNAPETLEDVLQTDQMARNIASARLAR
- the frr gene encoding ribosome recycling factor; the protein is MSDDFMLDTDDLERRMEGAIASLRTEFASLRTGRASASMLEPVMVDAYGAMTPINQVGTVNVPEPRMVTVNVWDKGLVNKVEKAIRESGLGINPQMNGTIIMLPIPELNEERRRELTKVAGTYAENARVAVRNVRRDGMDQIKKADTSEDDAKFWEGAVQELTDTFIKRVDDQLETKQEEIMQV
- a CDS encoding helix-turn-helix domain-containing protein; this encodes MFDTSRKPIAHAVASLGKLRMQGAWRVELLHASPRNRLYWITRGQGRVTVNCVTRGYGPNTAVFVPARVPMALELAAQTQGLELCLPPDDTLKLPVDPFHMRVSHIESQASLTSHIEKIEGELVAQAPAMDQALTAYSLLVSTWMTRELARQEGAIGREGAHRLAEMFAQRMEAQFRTGSGVADYARQLQVTPTHLSRVCREASGRPALALLNERIMYEARRLLLETDLPAREIAQQLGFSSAAYFTRAFSQAVGRTPSDFRKPARRS
- the uppS gene encoding polyprenyl diphosphate synthase — its product is MPTQSETSNAPKHVAIIMDGNGRWAQMRHRPRLVGHHAGAKRVREIVRAAPDHGVKYLTIFAFSTENWKRTQTEVAGLMKLFKRYIRREAQNLLDEGVCVRFIGDRVRLEPALVDLMDGLELLTADNDKVHLTIALNYGGRDEVARAAKRMAYDVSMGKLNPRDVCDETFPKYLDTHVLPDPDLVIRTSGEARISNFLLWQSAYAEYEFIDTLWPDFTADVFASVLGRFGARDRRFGAVKA
- a CDS encoding ABC transporter substrate-binding protein, with amino-acid sequence MKDFTHTTTQVQQQGGLTTHPVAEMYAAEHKAGRLDRREFLVRSTALGLSAAAAYSLIGATPAMADGHRAVPAEGGTLRIQQEVRALKDPRTFDWSQMANVTRGFLEYLIQYNNDGSFEGILLESWEANEDATVYTLNVRQGISWNNGDAFTAEDVAANLIGFCDTTVEGNSMATRMGGLVDEETGLAREGAIEVVDDHTVRVTYPSPDITFVPGVADYPSAIQHRDLIGTNPSDHGVGTGAYEITSYEVGVAATLSRKADHEYWGDTYLDEIVFVDLGQDPAAWFAGAEADEFDMTYETVGEFVDLFAAIGWDQSEVVTAATVVVRPNQNNAPYDNLQVRQAIQLAVDNQVCLDLGINGQGVTAENHHVCPIHPEYAELPPLTHDPAAAQALLEESGHADTEFELVSIDDDYRKNTTDAVAAQLRDAGFNVTRTIIPGSTFWNDWTSYPFSSTNWNHRELGVQILNLAYRSGVPWNESGFANDEFDALLTEANGIQDADARREIMAQLQTIMQEQGVTIQPYWRSLFRHSRPGLVNNEMHAKFEINVHYLGFAA
- a CDS encoding ABC transporter permease; the protein is MGAFILRRTGVMILTALCLTLVVFFLTNLYPNLEKLAKTQGNARMTDDEVVSWLDRNGYGGPLLVRYGEWLGIVPGWTREDPNTGEITGRCIDFGMDPADAPTRCGLLQGDLGFSTVSDEDVANVLPTRLLLTLKLMGYAFGLMVPAALLVGVLAGMREGSRLDRSLSTVSIASTATPEYVSGVIFIVLFASTTAGMSGALTEWGWLGGDGWLGDRRTLFLGSARSAMEDITFWNFTLPVVTIALYGMGYIARMTRASMAEVMTAQYIRTARLKGVSFRNIVMKHALRNALIAPFTVIMLQFPWLLTGVVIVETLFNYNGFGWTMVQAASNNDIELLLACSIVAVFVVLLTQLISDIGYVFLNPRIRIA
- a CDS encoding SDR family oxidoreductase, yielding MRCLVVGGTGFLGGAIVDALVDAGQSVSILSRGVTSASHGAGVEMIRADRYEDLTPLENRPFDWVFDTCAYTPASVERLLDAVGPSIARYVLISSVSAYGTFLEDGQAETAIVPDATPADFEAAARLAREDRASAFAYGASYGPLKRACERKADEMLGDRATSLRVGLLVGAGDYSDRLTWWVRRLDQARDDRKRVPAPAPDTRLVQMIDVRDVARFALRCGTDDLGGIWNVTGAPTPMGAVLSLIAELSQSDAEIVWVKEDDIVAEDIAPWSDIPLMAPPIPEFRYFLSVGTEKANAAGLTCRPLRDTILPLLAWDRGRREVPLTCGMTAEQEARLLDTAQ
- a CDS encoding phosphatidate cytidylyltransferase → MAAGPKTASGPKFADLLPRIASAFVLLSVAGLGLWLGGIVLAVLLSIFGAVMVWEYFRLIIRLSSPVALVCTILSSALLAVSLLLEHSLVVPADGVLAVSPVAVGVMVLSMIATAAPVHKSRLETLFGAMIPLATFLFFYLHQSVPLVMWVVVAVVISTDVSGYFFGKLLGGPKFWPSLSPNKTWSGTASGWVMAALIAVGLSVYASDPMPTMVVAIVFLVAVAFAAQMADIAESALKRRAGVKDSSNLLPGHGGALDRFDGMLGAFTVAGLMFVLAGYTVVS